The window GGACCGTGAGACCACCCTCCGGCGCCGGGTTGGCCCAGGCCCTCAGCTCCGCGCCGTGGGCCCGCGCGATCGAGGCCACGATCGACAACCCCAGCCCGGCGCCCTCGCCGGCCGTGTGCAACCGTTCGGCGCGGCGCCGGAACGGCTCCAGCAGGCGCGGTACGTCGTCCGGCTCTATCACCGGCCCCGTGTTCGACACCGTCAACGAGCCGTCGGCGGAGGTCGTGACGCTCACCCGGCCGCCCGCCCGGTTGTGCCGGACCGCGTTGGCCAGGAGGTTCCGCACCAGGTGCCCGAGCAACGCCCGGTCGCCGGCGACGGTCAGCGGCGCGAGATCGCGCACGACGGTCGGCAACGCCCCGGACGGGACCGGCGCCCCGGCCGCGCCCCCGTCCCCGCACGCCGGCGCGCGACCGCCCGCGCCCACCCCGTGCGCCGGGGTCCCGTTCGCAGCCGCCCCGTGCGCCGGGGGCCCGTCCGGCGGGTTCACGTACGCCGGGGGCCCGTCCGCCACGGCCCCGGACACCGCCGTCCCCTCCACGGCCGCCGCGTCCGCCGCCGCATCCGTCGCCGCGTCCGTCGCCGCATCCGTCTCCGTCGCCGTGAGGGCCGCCAGGTCCACCGGGGTCTTCGTCTCCAGCCCCTCCTCGGAGACCGCGAGGAGCAGCAGCGACTCGATGAGGTGCTCGCTCGACTCCGCGACGCCGATCAGCTTGCGGCGGATCCGGGCCACCTTCTGCGGTGTCGGCTCCCCCGCCAGGCCGATCTCGGCGGCGGCCCGCTGCACGGCCAGCGGGGTCCGCAGCTCGTGGGCGGCGTTCGCGGCGAACCGGCGCTGCGCCCCGACCAGGCCCTCCATCCGGTCCAGCATCCCGTCGAAGGTGTCGGCGAGCCGCTTCAGTTCGCCGGGCGGGGCCTGGAGGTCGATGCGTTCGTGCAGGTTGGCGCCGGACAGCCGGCGGGCCGTCTCCGTGATCACGCCGACGGGGCGCAGCACGCGGCCGGCCATCCACCAGGCCAGCCACATGGACACGGCCGCGAAGACGGCGAGGGCGACGAGGGACACGACGAGGAGTTCGTGGAGGGTGGCCTGTTCGACGGCGGCGGAGACGTTGCGGGTGACCTGGTACGACTCCAGTTGCTCGGCGGTCGGCACGGCCTCGGCCGGGAGCCGCTCGGCGGGTACCCAGACCTTCTCGCCGGGCACCGGGCCGACGCCCTGCCGGAACGCGGGGATGGTGGTGGTCACGGCCCCGTTGATGCGGGAGGGCAGCCCGTTGCGGACCAGTACGTTCACCAGGGCGACCAGGCCGCCGCCGGCGAGGAGGAGGAGCGTGCCGTAGAGGGTGGTGAGTCGGGCGCGCTCGGAGCGGAGCACCGCTCTCATCGCGGACCACCGATCCGGTAGCCGGCGCCCGGCACCGTCTCGATCAGCGGCGGTTCGCCCAGCTTCGCGCGCAGTTTGCTCAAGGTCACCCGTACGGCGTTGGTGCGGTAGGAGGTGTCCTCCTCCCACACGCGCTCGATCAGGTCGTCGCTGCTGAGGACCGCCCCCTCGGCCCGCAGCAGCGCCTCCAGCACCGCGAACTCCTTGCGGGACAGCGCCAGCCGGTGACCGTCGCGGGTGGCGGACCGCCGGGCGGTGTCCACGGCGATGCCCGAGCGCTCCAGCACGGGAGGCAGCGCGGGATGGGCGCGCCGGCCCAGCGCCAGGACCCGGGCGAGCAGCTCGTCGTAGGCGAACGGCTTGGTGAGGTAGTCGTCCGCGCCGAGCCCAAGGCCCTCCACCCGGTCCCGGACGCTCCCGGACGCGGTCAGCATCAGCACCCGGGTCAGCAGCCGCTCGCGCACCACCTGGCGGCAGACCTCGTCGCCGTGCAGGCCGGGCAGGTCGCGGTCGAGCACGAGGACGTCGTACTCCCCGAGGCGCAGCCGGTGCAGTGCCTCCAGGCCGTCGCCCGCCTCGTCGACGGCCAGCGCGTCGCCGCGCAACCCCTCGGCGATCATCTCCCGGAGGAACTCCTCGTCCTCCACCACCAGAACTCGCATCCGTCCTCTTTACCCGAGAAGGACATTTCCTCGTCGTAAGGCCGGTGGGAGAGGGAAGCGAAACCCCGCCTTGCCCCAGGGTCGGGCCCATGAAGCGACTCATACGGCGACCCTCGCAGCGATCCATGACCCTCGGCACGGCCGCGGTGCTCACCGGTCTGACCCTCTTCGTGACCGCGTGCACGGGCGGGACCGGCGCCTCCGACGGCTCCGACGGTTCGGACGGTTCGGACGGCAAGAAGGACGGCGCGGCCGGCGGCAACGCGTCGAACGGAGGCGGCGGCGACAGCGGGAAGATCGCCGACGACGCGCTGAAGATGCGCAAGTGCCTGCGCGAACACGGCATCGACGCGCCCGATCCGGAACCCGGTCAGGATCCGCGCGGCATGACGCTCGGCGGCGGCGCCGACCCGGAGAAGATGCAGAAGGCGATGGAGGCGTGCGGGATGAAGGGCCCCGGTTCCGGCGCCGGCCCCACGCAGGAGGAGAAGGACAAGGAACTCAAGTGGGTCCGGTGCATGCGCGAGAACGGGGTCAACCTCAAGGACCCCGAGTACACGGGCGGCATGAAGAGCGCCACGGAGATCCCCAAGGGGCAGGAGAAGGCCTTCGAGGAGGCCCAGAAGAAGTGTGAAGCGGCGTGAGGAAGCGGCGCGGGTGGCTGCTCGCTTCCCTGGCCGTGCTGCTCGCCGCGTCCGGCGGCGGCTACGTGGTGCTGGCCGGACCGCAGGAGGACTCCGGCCGTTCCGGTGACCGGCGCGCCGACGGCCTCCCGCCGGCCACCGCACCCGTCAAGCGCGGCGACCTCAGCTCCGGCCTCCAGGTCGAGGGCACCCTCGGCTACGCGAAGGAGCGCAAGCAGAACGCCGCCGGGCCCGGGGTGCTGACCTGGACGGCGGCGGAGGGCTCGGTGGTCGAGCGGGACGACAGGCTGTACGAGGTCGACGGCAGGGCGGTGCGCCTCATGTACGGGGCCACGCCGATGTACCGCCCGCTGAAGGGCGGGGACAAGGGCGAGGACGTCAAGCAGCTCAAGCAGAACCTTGTGGCCCTCGGTTACGGGACGGGCCTGGACGCGTCGGACGGCACCTTCACGGCGGGCACGACGGCCGCGGTCAAGCGGTGGCAGAAGGCCCACAAGGAGAAGGAGACGGGCGAGGTCGCCAAGGAGGCCGTCGCCTTCGCCTCCGGCCCGCAGCGGGTGCAGAAGCACGACGCGGCGGTGGGCGACGAGGCGGCCCCGGGCAAGCCGGTGCTGACGCTGACCGGGACGCGGCGCTCGGTCCGCTTCGCGGTGGACGTGGCGAAGGCGGGCTCGGTGAAGACCGGGGACAAGGTCACCGTCGACCTGCCGGGCGGCGGCACGGCCGGCGGGACCATCGAGTCGGTGGGCAGCACCGCCGATCCCGACGACCCCCCGGGCGGCGGGGGCGGGGGCGGCGGAGGCGACAAGCCGAAGGTGGAGGTGGCCGTGGCCCTCGACGACGCCGCCGGGGCCAAGGGCCCGGACCGGTCCCCGGTCACCGTGCGGCTCACCGGCGAGACGCGGACGGGAGTGCTGTCCGTACCGGTCAACTCGCTGCTGGCGCTGAGCGGCGGCGGCTTCGGCGTGCAGGTGGTCGAGGACGGCGCGGTGCGCGACGTGCGGGTCGAACTGGGCATGTTCGGGCAGGGCCGGGTGGAGGTCAAGGGCGGCGCCCTCAAGGAGGGCATGAACGTGGGGGTCCCCGGCACATGACCGCACACGACACGCCCGACGCCCCGCCCGACCCGACCCCGCACGACACGCCACCACACGACGCGCCACCACACGACCCGACCCCGCACGCCACGACGGCACGTCTCGCGGACCGGCCCGGGGACCCGCCCGCGGACCGGCCCGCCACGACCGTCGTGGAGCTCACCGGCGTCACCAAGGAGTACCCGGGCGGTGTCGCGGCCCTGCGCGGGGTCGACCTGACCGTCACGAGCGGCGAACTCCTCGCCATCGTCGGCCCGTCGGGCTCCGGCAAGTCCACCCTGCTGCACATCGTCGGGACCCTGGACCGGCCGACCGCCGGCTCGGTCTCCATCGCCGGGTACGACGTCGCGGCCCTGTCCGACCGGTCCCTGTCCGCGCTGCGCTCCCGCCACGTCGGCTTCGTCTTCCAGTCCTTCCACCTGGTACCGGGCATCAGCGCCCGGGCGAACGTCGCCGAGGGGCTGCTCTACAGCGGCTTCTCGCGGGCCGAACGCGGCCGCCGGGCGGCGCGGGCCCTGGAGCGGGTCGGCCTCGGGGACCGGATGGACCACCGCCCCCACGAACTGTCGGGCGGGCAGAAGCAACGCGTCGCGATCGCCCGGGCGGTGGCGGGCGAACCGGATCTGCTGCTGGCCGACGAGCCGACCGGGGCGCTGGACACGGCGTCCGGGGATGCGGTGATGGAGCTGTTGCGCGAACTGAACGCGGACGGGGCCACCATCGCCGTGATCACCCACGATCAGGAGATCGCCGCGAGCCTGCCCCGCCAGGTACGGATCCGCGACGGCGAGATCGTCGCGGACGTGTGGAACCCCGCCCCGGTCCAGGGCGCGGGCCGGAACCGGTCGGGGGCGGTCACGTGAGCGACACCCCCACGAGGGCCCGTGCGACGGACCGCACGAGGGCCCGTACGCGTACGAGGACCGGTACGAGGATCCGCGCGCGGCGGCTCGTCCCGCCGCGGCTGAGCCCCCGCGACGTGTTCCACGTCGGTTCGGCGGGGCTGCGGTCGCGGCCCATGCGCGTGTTCCTCTCGGCGCTCGGGATCGCCATCGGGATCGCGACGATGATCGCGGTCGTCGGCATCTCCTCGTCCAGCCAGGCCAAACTGCTGCGCGAACTCGACAAGCTGGGCACGAACATGCTGGTCGTGACGCCGGGGCAGTCCATGTTCAGCGGGCAGGACACGAAGCTGCCGAAGGACGCCCCGGGCATGATCGCCCGCATCGAGGGGGTCGAGTCGGTCGGTACGACGGGTGACGTGAAGGAGTCCGTGCGCCGGTCGGAGAACATCCCGAAGGAGGAGACGGGAGCCATCGCCGTGAAGGCGGCCCGCGATCGACTGCTCGACACGCTGCGCGCCCGGATGGCGAAGGGGACCTGGCTCAACGGGGCCACCGGCCGCTATCCCTCCGTCGTGCTCGGCGACGTCTCCGCGCGCCGGCTCGGCATCACGGAGCCGGGCCGGCAGGTCTTCATCGGCGGGCGGTACTTCACGGTGATCGGCATCCTGGAACCGGTTCCGCTGGCCCCCGAGATCGAACGCTCCGCCCTGGTCGGCTGGGAGGCGGCGGAACGCCTGCTCGGCTTCGACGGCCACCCGACGGCCGTCTACGAACGCTCGGCGGACGACCGGGTCACCGCCGTCCGCGACCTGGTCGCCCGCACGGCCAACCCGTCGAGTCCCAGCACCGTTTCCGTCACCGACCCCTCCGCGGCGCTCCAGGCCAAGGCCGCCACGGAAGGGGCCTTCAGCACCCTGCTGCTCGGCCTGGGCGGCATCGCCCTGCTCGTGGGCGGGGTCGGGGTGGCCAACACGATGATCATCTCCGTGTTGGAGCGCCGCCACGAGATCGGCCTGCGCAGATCGCTGGGCGCGACCAAGGGGCAGGTCCGGATCCAGTTCGTCACGGAGTCCCTGTTGCTGTCCGGACTCGGCGGCGTGGCGGGCATCGTCCTGGGCGGCGCGGCCACGGCCGTCTACGCCCGGGCCGGCGACCTGCCCTGGGTCGTCCCCCTCTGGGCCGTCACGGGCGGCTTCGCCTCCACCCTGGCCATCGGGACGTTCGCCGGTCTCTACCCGGCGGTCCGCGCGGCCCGCCTCTCCCCGACGCTGGCGTTGCAGGCGGGGTAGGTCCTGTCGTCAGAGTCTCGCCGCGGCCCGGGCGAGACTTCGACGACAGGACCCGGGCGGGACCGGGCGGGCCGGAGGGACGAGACGGACCGGAGGGACTGGACCCGGGGGACGGGGCGCGGTCATGATCGCTTCGAACTTCCCGGTGTCTCCCCACGATTGCGAGAACGATGACCGACGCCCTGGTCGAGGACGGCTTCCTGATACTCCACGGTTGGCAGAACCATCGGCCCGCCGGCCACTGGGAGCACTGGCTCGCCGAACGGCTCACGGCCGCGGGGCACGCCGTCGACTACCCGGCCCTCCCCGACCCGGACCATCCGGACCTGGAGGTGTGGCTGGCCGAGCTGCGCGAGCGGCTCGGCGCGCTGCGCGGTCGGCGGCGCACGGTCGTCTGCCACAGCCTGGCCTGCGTGCTGTGGCTCCACGCCGCGGCCCGCGGCGACGTGGCGGTCCCGGTCGACCGGGTGCTCCTCGTCGCCCCGCCGTCGGCGGGCTACCTGGGGCGGTACCCGGAGGTCGCCGCCTTCGCGCCGCCCCGGGTGTCGGCGGCGCAGTTGTACGCAGGTGCCGGGTACGTCCGGATGGTCGGCGGCGACGACGACCCGTGCTGTCCGCAGGGCGCCGACGCCGTCTTCGCGGAGCCGCTCGGCCTGCCCGTGGACGTCCTGGCCGGCCAGGGGCACCTGGGCGAGGACGCGGGATACGGGCCCTGGCCCTCGCTCCTCGACTGGTGCGTCGGCCGCGACGACGACGCCCCGATCCGGTCCCGCGCGCGCTGAACCGGGCCCGCGGCGTGTGAACCGGGCCCGCGCCCTTCGGGGGCGCGGGTACCGCCCACCGCCGATCCCGATTTCGTCAACGGCCCCGGGAATCAGCCGACTCCCCCGATTTCGCCGGTTTCAATCTTCTCCGTTCCGGGGAATTCGGGAAATGCGTCCGGCTGCACGACAGTTACCCAACGGCCCTCTCGGTCGTACCCTGATCTGATGAGAACTCCACGTCAGGCAGCGCGCATTGTGGTCCTGTCGCCCACGGGATCCATATTTCTCTTTCGGGAGAACAATGTGGAAGTGGGCATCCACTGGCTTCCCCCGGGCGGGGGAATCGACCCCGGGGAAAGTCCCGAGGAATGTGTGCGGCGCGAGTTGCGCGAGGAGACCGGGTGGACCGATCTCGAACCTCGGCGACTGCTCTGCACCTGGGAGCACGACTTCACCCATCAGGGCATCCCCGTCCGGCAGCACGAGCACATCTACGTCACCACGGGCCCGCTGCGCGATCCCGTCCCGGAGTCGCCCGACGCCCAGTGGCGTTGGCTCTCCCGGGACGCGCTGGCCACGCTCGGGGAGCCGCTGTGGCCGCCGCGGTTGGCGGACCTGCTCGCGGACGTGTCCGCCGAGCCGGTGCATTTCGGCCTGATGGTGTGAGCGGGGGCCGGCCCGGGTCCGGCCCGTCGGGACGCGGCGCGGCGCGGGACGACCGCGCCGACGTGCCGACCGGGCGCGGTACGGATCGGCTCGGCGCGGCGTCGTGCGGCACGTCGACGCGGTGCGGACCGGTACCGCGCGCACGGCGCCGCACGGATCGGCGCCGTACGGATCGGCGCCGTACGGTTCGGGTGGCTCAGCGCGGCGGGGCGCTCGCGGGCGGGCTCGCGGGTGCGGTTCCGGTCGCCCGGCGGTAGAGGGTGGCCGCGTACTCCCCCAGGACGGTGCTCGTCGAGACGTCGTCCGTGTCGCCGCCCGTCAGCACGCCGACGATCTTGCCGTCGCGGGCGATCCACGCGCTGCCGCTGGTGCCCCCGGGGAAGTCGGCGCAGTCGAACCGCTGCTCCGAGGCCTTCTCGCGCACCGCCACCGCCGTGCAGGTGCGCGGCACGCCGCGGTCGGCCGGGTAGCCCGTCACCGTGACCTGCTCGCCCGTGCGGCCCGTGGTGTCCAAGGCGGCCGCGCCGGTGACGTCCTCGATGTTGCGGCCGGAGGAGTCGGGGGCGAGGCGGGCGAAGGCGAGGTCGTAGTCGTCGTTCGCGTCGTCGGTCCAGCGCTCGTCCTCGTAGACCTCTTCGAGCCGCCAGGCTCCGAGCGGGGCCGTGGTACCGGCGTACGCGGGTGCGAATATGGGGCCGTTGGCGCCCTGCTTGCCGGGGGCCAGGCAGTGCCCGGCGGTGACGATCAGGTTGCGTCCGGGGCTGTGCACGACGGTCGCGGTACAGAAGTGGTCGCCGTCCACACGACCTTCCGGGTTGCCTTCGAACAGCGCACCGGCGAACTTGACGGGTCCGCCCGGGCCGGGGGTCACGGCAGTCGCCCGGGGTGCCGGAGACGTGGACAGTTGCGGTTGCTTCGGTGATTGCGATCGCGATGACGGGCTGGGCGACGCCGCCCCGGAGGGGGAGCCCTTCGCCTGTGTGGTCGCCGCCTGGTCCGCGGCCGGCACCACCTTCGTCATCGCGGCGGATGCCCCCAGTGCGGCCACCGCGCACAACACGACGGTCACCACGGTCCGCTTGTCCACCACAGTCATCCTCCCCCAGTTTGCTCTGGCGAATCATGCCCTGGGGTCACTGCCGCCCGCAAGGCGGGGGTGCGCCAAGGACCCGCCGGATCACGCCCCTTGTGTCGCGCGCGCCACGGTGATCGGCTCCGGACGCGTTCCGTCCGGGGCCGATCACCGTGCCGGGGCCGGGTCCCGTCGATCGTCGCGGGCCGCGCGGGCCGGGCGGGGCGTCGGCGGCCGGGGTCACGCGCCCGGCCAGAGGCCTTCCGGGGTGAGGCCCAGCAGGTCGATGGCGTTGCCGCGGACGATGCGGTCGATCACGTCCGGGGCGAGGTGCCCCATCTGGGCCTCTCCGACCTCCCGGGACTTGGGCCAGGTGGAGTCGGAGTGCGGGTAGTCCGTCTCGTAGAGGACGTTGGCGACGCCGATGGAGTCCAGGTTCCTCAGCCCGAAGGCGTCGTCGAAGAAGCAGCCGAAGACGTGCTCGGCGAAGAGTTCCGACGGCGGGCGCAGCACCTTGTCGGCCACCCCGCCCCAGCCGCGGTTCTCCTCCCACACCACGTTGGCGCGCTCCAGGATGTAGGGGATCCAGCCGATCTGCCCCTCGGCGTACATGATCTTCAGGTTGGGGAAGCGTTCGAACTTGCCGCTCATCAGCCAGTCCACCATCGAGAAGCAGCAGTTGGCGAAGGTGATGGTCGAGCCGACGGCCGGCGGGGCGTCGGCGGAGGTGGAGGGCATGCGCGAGGAGGAACCGATGTGCATGGCGATGACCGTGCCGGTCTCGTCGCACGCCTGGAGGAACGGGTCCCAGTCGTCGGTGTGGATGGACGGCAGCCCGAGGTGGGGCGGGATCTCCGAGAAGGCGACGGCCCGCACGCCCCGGGCCGCGTTGCGGCGGACCTCGGCCGCGGCGAGGCGGGCGTCCCAGAGGGGGACGAGGGTGAGCGGGATGAGCCGGCCCGCCGCCTCGGGGCCGCACCACTCCTCCACCATCCAGTCGTTGTAGGCGCGTACGCCGAGCAGTCCCAGTTCCCGGTCCTTGGCCTCGGTGAAGGTCTGCCCGCAAAAGCGCGGGAACGTGGGGAAACACAGGGCCGACTGGACGTGGTTGACGTCCATGTCCGCGAGCCGGTCGGGAACCGAGAAGGACCCCGGGCGCATCTGCTCGTAGGTGATGACTTCCAGTTTGATCTCGTCGCGGTCGTACCCGACCGCGGTGTCGAGGCGGGTGAGCGGGCGGTGCAGGTCTTCGTAGACCCACCAGTCGCCTATCGGGCCGTCGTCGCCCTCGGCCCCCATGACGGGGGCGAACTTGCCGCCGAGGAAGGTCATTTCCTTCAGGGGCGCGCGGACGACGCGGGGGCCGACGTCGTGGTACTTGGACGGGAGCCGGTCCCGCCAGACATGAGGGGGCTCCACCGTGTGGTCGTCCACCGAGATGATCTTCGGGAAGGTCTCCATGTGAACTACGGTAGCGCCGATCTGACGAACCGTCAGCTAGTTGTGCGGCACCGGGGAAGCGATCAGTCCGCTGCGGGCTGACGTGTACGTGCAAGACAGGGCAGACTGACCCTTACAACGACGGAAGGCAGGGGGGACGACAGATGGACGGCGTACCGGCCATCCCGCACCAGCGGAACCACCCCGAGGCAGCCCGGACCACCACGGACGCGGTCGACGCCCCGCCCGAAACCTCCTCCCGAACCGTCGCCGGGAGTACCGCCGCGGCCGCCCCCGAGAACACCTCCGCCACCGGGAGCGCCGCCACCGCCCCGCGGGCCGCCGTCGAGGACACCGACCGGCCCCGACCCGCCCCCTGCGGGAACCGCTTCGCCGTCCTCGGCCCCATCCGCGCCTGGCGCGGACCCGAGCTGCTGCCCTCCGGCAGCCCCCAGCAGCGGGCCCTGCTCGCCGCGCTGCTGCTCCGCGACGGCCGCACCGCCACCGCGCCCGAGCTCATCGACGCGATCTGGGGCGAGGACCCCCCGCAGCAGGCCCTCGCCACCATCCGCACGTACGCCTCCCGCCTGCGCAAGGTCCTGGACCCCGGGCTGCTCGTCACCGACGCCGGCGGCTACGCCATCCGCACCCCCGCCGGCGCCCTGGACCTCGGGATCGCCCGCGCCTTGGCCGGCGACGCCGAGAAGGCCCGCGTCGCCGGGGACCGCGCCCTCGCCCGTACGCTCCTGACCCGCGCCCTGGACCTGTGGGACGGGGAACCCCTCGCCGGGGTGCCGGGCCCGCACGCCGACACCGAGCGCACCCGGCTCGCGGAATGGCGCCTCCAACTGCTGGAGACGCGCCTGGACCTCGACCTGGAGGTCGGCCACCACGCCGAGGCCGTCTCCGAGCTGACCGCACTCACCGCCGCCCACCCCCTGCGGGAACGGCTGCGCGAGCTGCTGATGCTCGCCCTGTACCGCAGCGGCCGGCAGGCCGAGGCACTCGCCGTGTACGCCGACACCCGCCGGCTCCTGGCGGACGAACTCGGCGTCGACCCCCGACCCGAACTCTCCGCCCTCCAGAGCCGGATCCTGTGCGCGGACGCCGAACTGGCCCTCGCCGAGGACCCGGCGCCGACCGCCGCTCCCGTTCTCGTGAGGCCGGCCCAATTGCCCGCGACCGTCCCCGACTTCACCGGCCGCGCCCCGTTCGTCACCGAGCTGGGCGAGATCCTGTCGGGCGCCGAGGGCCAGGTCATGGCGGTGTCCGCGCTCGCCGGCATCGGCGGCGTCGGCAAGACCACCCTGGCCGTGCACGTCGCGCACGCCGCCCGCCCGCACTTCCCCGACGGCCAGCTGTACGTCGACCTCCAGGGCACCGAACCGCGACCGGCCGAGCCCGTCGCCGTGCTCGGCTCCTTCCTGCGGGCCCTCGGCACCCCCGACACCGCGATCCCCGACTCCCCCGCCGAACGGGCCGCGTTGTACCGGTCCATCCTCGACGGCCGGCGCGTCCTGGTCCTGCTCGACAACGCCCGCGACGCCGCCCAGGTCCGCCCGCTGCTGCCCGGCACCGCGGGCTGCGCCGCGCTCGTCACCAGCCGGGTCCGGATGTCGGGCCTCGCCGGGGCCCACCTCGTCGACCTCGACGTGATGAGCCCGGAGGAGGCGCTCCAGCTCTTCACCCGGATCGTCGGCGCCGAACGGGTCGGCGCCGAACGTCAGGCCGCGCTCGACGTGGTCGGGGCCTGCGGGTTCCTGCCGCTGGCCATCCGCATCGCCGCGTCCCGGCTCGCCGCCCGCCGCACCTGGACCGTGTCCGTCCTCGCCGCCAAGCTCGCCGACGAGCGCCGCCGCCTCGACGAGCTCCAGGCCGGGGACCTGGCCGTGAAGGCCACCTTCGAGCTGGGCTACGGCCAGTTGGAGCCCGCCCAGCAGCGGGCGTTCCGACTCCTCGGGCTCGCCGACGGGCCGGACATCTCGCTCGCCGCGGCGGCGGCCGTGCTCGACCTGCCCGAGCACGACACCGAGGACCTCCTGGAGGCTTTAGTCGACTGCTCCCTCCTGGAATCCGCCGCACCCGGCCGCTACCGCTTCCACGACCTGGTCCGGCTCTACGCGCGGGCCTGCGCGGAGCGCGACGAACAGCCGCCGAGCGGCCGCGACGCCGCCCTCGACCGGCTCCTGGACTTCTACCTGGCCACCGCCGCCGGCGTGTACGCCCTGGAACGGCCGGGCGACCGGCTGCCCGCCCACATGGCCGCCACCCACCACCCGGGCCTGGCCTTCACCGAGCCGCGCGCCGCGCTGGACTGGCTGTTCGCCGAGGCGGACCCGCTGCTGGCCTGCGTCCGACAGGCCTCCGTGCGCACCACCGGGCGCGGCGGCCTGGTCGACGTGCTGCGCCGTTCCGTGGACCTGCTGTGGGCCGCCAAGGACCTCACCGAGTCGGGGGCCAACTCCAAGCAGTACGAGTCGGCCGCCGTCGCCCTGTGCGAGGCCGCGCGCGCCGCCGGGGACCCGCACGCCGAGGGGCGGGCGCGGATCACGCTCACCATCGTGCACCTGGTCGCGGGCCGGTTCGCCGAGGCCGACGACGAGGCCAGCCGGGCCATGGCACTGGCCCGCGAGGCCGAGGACCCGCTGCCGAACTGCTGGGCTCCCAACGACCGCGGCATCATCGCCCTGTACGAGAGCCGGTACGCGGACGGCGAACGGTTCCTGTTGGAGGCCATCGAGAACTTCCGGGCCGACGGGAACCTCGTCGGCGAGGCCAGCGCCCTGTGCAACCTCTCCCGGATCCACGTGATGCTGGGCCGGCTCACCAGCGCCATAGACCTCGCCCAGCAGGGCATCGACATCTACGACCGGATGGGCCTGACCCTGCGGCTGGCCAACGGCCGGTACGCGCTGGGCATCGCGCTCACCCGGGCGGGCCGGCTGGGCGAGGCCCTGGCGCAGCTCGCGGAGGCGTTGACGCTCTTCCACGACAACCGGCAGCCGCTGTGGGAGGGCGTGACCCACTTCCGGCTCGCCGAAGCCCATCTCGCGGCACGCCGGCCCACGTTGGCGGCCTCGCACGCGGAGCAGGCCATCGCCCTGCGCGGGATCGGCGGCGAATGGCGGCGGGCCACGGTGCTGACGGTGCTCGGCAAGGCGCTGGTGCGGTTGGGGCAGACGGACCGGGCGCGGGTGTGCTGGCGGGACGCCGAAACGGTCTTCGAGCGGCTCGGTTCCTCGGAACTGGCCGAAGTCCGCTCCCTGCTCGCCTCACAGGTAG of the Streptomyces sp. NBC_01426 genome contains:
- a CDS encoding AfsR/SARP family transcriptional regulator translates to MDGVPAIPHQRNHPEAARTTTDAVDAPPETSSRTVAGSTAAAAPENTSATGSAATAPRAAVEDTDRPRPAPCGNRFAVLGPIRAWRGPELLPSGSPQQRALLAALLLRDGRTATAPELIDAIWGEDPPQQALATIRTYASRLRKVLDPGLLVTDAGGYAIRTPAGALDLGIARALAGDAEKARVAGDRALARTLLTRALDLWDGEPLAGVPGPHADTERTRLAEWRLQLLETRLDLDLEVGHHAEAVSELTALTAAHPLRERLRELLMLALYRSGRQAEALAVYADTRRLLADELGVDPRPELSALQSRILCADAELALAEDPAPTAAPVLVRPAQLPATVPDFTGRAPFVTELGEILSGAEGQVMAVSALAGIGGVGKTTLAVHVAHAARPHFPDGQLYVDLQGTEPRPAEPVAVLGSFLRALGTPDTAIPDSPAERAALYRSILDGRRVLVLLDNARDAAQVRPLLPGTAGCAALVTSRVRMSGLAGAHLVDLDVMSPEEALQLFTRIVGAERVGAERQAALDVVGACGFLPLAIRIAASRLAARRTWTVSVLAAKLADERRRLDELQAGDLAVKATFELGYGQLEPAQQRAFRLLGLADGPDISLAAAAAVLDLPEHDTEDLLEALVDCSLLESAAPGRYRFHDLVRLYARACAERDEQPPSGRDAALDRLLDFYLATAAGVYALERPGDRLPAHMAATHHPGLAFTEPRAALDWLFAEADPLLACVRQASVRTTGRGGLVDVLRRSVDLLWAAKDLTESGANSKQYESAAVALCEAARAAGDPHAEGRARITLTIVHLVAGRFAEADDEASRAMALAREAEDPLPNCWAPNDRGIIALYESRYADGERFLLEAIENFRADGNLVGEASALCNLSRIHVMLGRLTSAIDLAQQGIDIYDRMGLTLRLANGRYALGIALTRAGRLGEALAQLAEALTLFHDNRQPLWEGVTHFRLAEAHLAARRPTLAASHAEQAIALRGIGGEWRRATVLTVLGKALVRLGQTDRARVCWRDAETVFERLGSSELAEVRSLLASQVAA
- a CDS encoding amidohydrolase family protein translates to METFPKIISVDDHTVEPPHVWRDRLPSKYHDVGPRVVRAPLKEMTFLGGKFAPVMGAEGDDGPIGDWWVYEDLHRPLTRLDTAVGYDRDEIKLEVITYEQMRPGSFSVPDRLADMDVNHVQSALCFPTFPRFCGQTFTEAKDRELGLLGVRAYNDWMVEEWCGPEAAGRLIPLTLVPLWDARLAAAEVRRNAARGVRAVAFSEIPPHLGLPSIHTDDWDPFLQACDETGTVIAMHIGSSSRMPSTSADAPPAVGSTITFANCCFSMVDWLMSGKFERFPNLKIMYAEGQIGWIPYILERANVVWEENRGWGGVADKVLRPPSELFAEHVFGCFFDDAFGLRNLDSIGVANVLYETDYPHSDSTWPKSREVGEAQMGHLAPDVIDRIVRGNAIDLLGLTPEGLWPGA